In Asanoa sp. WMMD1127, one genomic interval encodes:
- a CDS encoding Gfo/Idh/MocA family oxidoreductase gives MSRLSMGVIGLGEVAQVVHLPVLRSLPELFEVTAVCDISPGLVERIGGQYGVANRYTDVGEMLDRERLDCVLVLNSDEYHAEAVIAALDRGVHVLVEKPMCLSPREAEQIIAARDRSGATVMVGYMRRFAPAFVEATEQIRNLGRINYARIHDVIGRNQLIIDQTVFVDRPDDVPRSKMEERWAKGRALVTDALGDVPDVLAGTYRLLCGLGSHDLSAMRELLGRPRGVVAARQWRDGQFIAALLEYDDYLLTYETGVDQQLRFDAHIEVYGDLATMRIQYDTPYVRHFPTLLVTEESRGDGLHRTVSRPHLKDPYTHELEYFHTIVTTGGQPKTGPEDFVEDLDLFAELIRKMAA, from the coding sequence GTGAGTCGGCTGTCCATGGGCGTCATCGGTCTCGGCGAGGTCGCGCAGGTCGTACACCTGCCGGTGCTCCGCTCTCTGCCCGAGCTCTTCGAGGTAACCGCCGTCTGCGACATCTCCCCGGGGCTGGTCGAGCGGATCGGCGGGCAGTACGGGGTGGCCAACCGGTACACCGACGTCGGCGAGATGCTGGACCGCGAGCGCCTGGACTGCGTGCTCGTGCTGAACAGCGACGAGTACCACGCCGAGGCCGTCATCGCGGCGCTCGACCGGGGCGTGCACGTGCTCGTGGAGAAGCCGATGTGCCTGAGCCCCCGGGAGGCGGAGCAGATCATCGCCGCCCGGGACCGCTCCGGCGCCACCGTGATGGTCGGCTACATGCGCCGGTTCGCGCCGGCGTTCGTCGAGGCGACCGAGCAGATCCGCAACCTGGGCCGGATCAACTACGCGCGGATCCACGACGTGATCGGGCGCAACCAGCTGATCATCGACCAGACCGTCTTCGTGGACCGGCCCGACGACGTGCCGCGCTCGAAGATGGAGGAGCGCTGGGCCAAGGGGCGCGCCCTCGTCACGGACGCGCTCGGCGACGTACCCGACGTGCTCGCCGGCACCTACCGGCTGCTCTGCGGTCTCGGCAGCCACGACCTGTCGGCCATGCGCGAGCTGCTCGGCCGCCCCCGTGGCGTCGTGGCGGCCCGGCAGTGGCGCGACGGGCAGTTCATCGCGGCGCTGCTCGAGTACGACGACTACCTGCTCACCTACGAGACCGGCGTGGACCAGCAGCTCCGGTTCGACGCGCACATCGAGGTGTACGGCGACCTGGCCACGATGCGGATCCAGTACGACACGCCGTACGTGCGGCATTTCCCGACGCTGCTGGTCACGGAGGAGAGCCGGGGCGACGGGCTGCACCGCACGGTCAGCCGGCCGCACCTCAAGGACCCGTACACCCACGAGCTCGAGTACTTCCACACGATCGTCACCACCGGCGGCCAGCCGAAGACGGGCCCGGAGGACTTCGTCGAGGACCTCGACCTGTTCGCCGAGCTGATCCGCAAGATGGCCGCCTAA
- a CDS encoding phytanoyl-CoA dioxygenase family protein has protein sequence MLDQQDVAFFRENGYYLNKRQLFAPEKLDRLEGIFNEHLADKGDKLSDELDTPHFRDPRLLDFLLSDDVLDLVEPLVGPDIALWTSHFISKDPKVGRATPWHEDSAYWKGRLSEYDRIVTVWLALGPSNQENGCMRVIPGTHHNGFSDYVPTDKTVQTFHAEIPDVDEDKAVYFELERGECSLHDGRIIHGAKPNTSDIRRTGYTMRYFPASVKVLDVPDNAGWQIWLARGKDSAGNTYQPDPR, from the coding sequence ATGCTGGACCAACAAGACGTCGCCTTCTTCCGCGAGAACGGCTACTACCTCAACAAGCGGCAGCTGTTCGCGCCGGAGAAGCTGGACCGCCTCGAGGGCATCTTCAACGAGCACCTCGCCGACAAGGGCGACAAGCTCTCCGACGAGCTGGACACCCCGCATTTCCGGGACCCGCGGCTGCTCGACTTCCTGCTCTCCGACGACGTGCTCGACCTGGTGGAGCCGTTGGTCGGTCCGGACATCGCGCTCTGGACCAGCCACTTCATCTCCAAGGACCCGAAGGTCGGCCGGGCCACGCCGTGGCACGAGGACAGCGCCTACTGGAAGGGCCGGCTCTCCGAGTACGACCGGATCGTCACGGTCTGGCTGGCGCTCGGCCCGAGCAACCAGGAGAACGGCTGCATGCGGGTCATCCCCGGCACGCACCACAACGGCTTCTCCGACTACGTGCCGACGGACAAGACGGTGCAGACGTTCCACGCCGAGATCCCGGACGTCGACGAGGACAAGGCCGTCTACTTCGAGCTGGAGCGCGGCGAGTGCTCGCTCCACGATGGACGGATCATCCACGGCGCCAAGCCGAACACCAGTGACATCCGGCGCACCGGCTACACGATGCGCTACTTCCCCGCCTCGGTGAAGGTGCTCGACGTGCCGGACAACGCGGGCTGGCAGATCTGGCTGGCCCGGGGCAAGGACAGTGCCGGCAACACGTACCAGCCTGACCCTCGATGA
- a CDS encoding alpha-amylase family protein, whose translation MQRGVYFDAWFPRQHCYHPSLPPRRLRMIDDLVDYRATTLVWASLGGGSISLPWLEQEAFGPVDARSRFYGFVNDSEFIAAAQARGIKVFGIVFEAQGWEFPVELTEAEDEVLAVNELRGVGKRDWIGLREFAQNRYPKLWKPVEAYFPDGLVNSAGEPVTDLIEECCARDIHQTALHARWVECPDREHQCFYMDRNNPVWRNYLKAIIKIQIDAGVDGVQLDETELPLGSLQYGGCFCRDCMAGFRDHLATLPVLPEGVDLDTFHYGQWLLERGFDFKTRLDETPLYAEYYRYQLGAIRAHFGELAAYAREYGRSVGREVLVSGNFFNMDPQYLGLVDDVDLIVTEMRNTTHRQPEWFRYVAGFAGEKDVIVVENPYGGVVPALVDSLKEGRGYDLFRLSLFEAAAFGINMSVPYGSWMGATIEDAFYAPHEVAADAQRFLAEHERFFARRSANEVAVVYSVESNRELIAKADVSDNLVNARDDSVVVPYRQVTEALAGAGVPFDVVIFPDDRTAPDRVTGETLAPYRTVLLPHCTYLTEAQQAALASYADGGGTVVRFDTFTGLESVLPGERQVELAGTGVEALAVNTAALAGGAVAVHVVNYGYDADTDGVRPTGEVSLDVRLPGSLGTATAYGSDGSVTPLAVTAADGRHRVALDGLGPYTIVVFA comes from the coding sequence ATGCAACGTGGCGTGTACTTCGACGCCTGGTTCCCCCGCCAGCACTGCTACCACCCGAGCCTCCCGCCGCGCCGGCTGCGGATGATCGACGACCTGGTCGACTACCGGGCCACCACGCTGGTCTGGGCCTCGCTCGGCGGCGGCTCGATCTCCCTGCCCTGGCTGGAGCAGGAGGCGTTCGGCCCGGTCGACGCCCGCTCGCGGTTCTACGGTTTCGTCAACGACAGCGAGTTCATCGCGGCCGCGCAGGCCCGGGGCATCAAGGTGTTCGGCATCGTCTTCGAGGCGCAGGGCTGGGAGTTCCCGGTCGAGCTGACGGAGGCCGAGGACGAGGTGCTGGCCGTCAACGAGCTGCGCGGCGTCGGCAAGCGCGACTGGATAGGGCTGCGGGAGTTCGCGCAGAACCGCTATCCGAAGCTGTGGAAGCCGGTCGAGGCGTACTTCCCCGACGGCCTGGTGAACAGCGCCGGCGAGCCGGTCACCGACCTGATCGAGGAGTGCTGCGCCCGCGACATCCACCAGACCGCGTTGCACGCCCGCTGGGTCGAGTGCCCGGACCGCGAGCACCAGTGCTTCTACATGGACCGCAACAACCCAGTCTGGCGGAACTATCTCAAGGCGATCATCAAGATCCAGATCGACGCCGGCGTCGACGGGGTGCAGCTCGACGAGACCGAGCTGCCGCTGGGCTCCCTGCAGTACGGCGGCTGCTTCTGTCGCGACTGCATGGCCGGCTTCCGCGACCACCTGGCCACCCTGCCCGTGCTGCCCGAGGGCGTCGACCTCGACACGTTCCACTATGGGCAGTGGCTGCTGGAGCGGGGCTTCGACTTCAAGACCCGCCTCGACGAGACGCCGCTCTACGCGGAGTACTACCGCTACCAGCTCGGCGCGATCCGGGCCCACTTCGGGGAGCTGGCCGCCTACGCGCGGGAGTACGGCCGCTCGGTGGGCCGGGAGGTGCTGGTCTCCGGGAACTTCTTCAACATGGACCCGCAGTACCTGGGCCTGGTCGACGACGTGGACCTGATCGTCACCGAGATGCGCAACACGACCCACCGGCAGCCCGAGTGGTTCCGTTACGTCGCCGGCTTCGCCGGCGAAAAGGACGTCATCGTCGTCGAGAACCCGTACGGCGGAGTCGTCCCGGCGCTCGTGGACTCGCTGAAGGAGGGGCGGGGCTACGACCTGTTCCGGCTCTCGCTCTTCGAGGCGGCGGCGTTCGGGATCAACATGTCCGTGCCCTACGGGTCGTGGATGGGCGCCACCATCGAGGACGCGTTCTACGCCCCGCACGAGGTGGCCGCCGACGCCCAGCGCTTCCTGGCCGAGCACGAGCGCTTCTTCGCCCGCCGCAGCGCCAACGAGGTCGCCGTCGTCTACAGCGTCGAGAGCAACCGCGAGCTGATCGCCAAGGCCGACGTGAGCGACAACCTGGTCAACGCCCGCGACGACTCGGTCGTGGTGCCCTACCGCCAGGTGACCGAGGCGCTGGCCGGCGCCGGCGTCCCGTTCGACGTGGTGATCTTCCCGGACGACCGGACGGCCCCGGACCGGGTCACCGGCGAGACCCTGGCGCCCTATCGCACCGTGCTGCTGCCCCATTGCACCTACCTCACCGAGGCCCAGCAGGCAGCGCTGGCGTCCTATGCGGACGGTGGCGGCACGGTCGTGCGGTTCGACACGTTCACCGGGCTGGAGTCGGTGCTGCCCGGCGAACGGCAGGTCGAGCTGGCCGGCACCGGTGTCGAGGCGCTCGCGGTCAACACGGCGGCCCTGGCCGGCGGCGCCGTGGCGGTGCACGTGGTCAACTACGGCTACGACGCCGACACCGACGGGGTGCGGCCGACGGGCGAGGTGTCGCTCGACGTCCGGCTGCCCGGGTCGCTCGGGACGGCGACGGCGTACGGCAGCGACGGCTCGGTCACCCCGCTGGCGGTCACGGCGGCCGACGGGCGGCATCGGGTGGCGCTGGACGGGCTCGGGCCGTACACCATCGTGGTGTTCGCATGA
- a CDS encoding LacI family DNA-binding transcriptional regulator: protein MPPPAGSAEPVRSADDARVTLVQVAKLAGVSPTTVSHVLSGKRWVAESTQETVREAIRQLGYRPNNVARSLRTRRSKMVAVVVPDITNTFYAVLTRGLADAVDGAGYGTYVCNTDGLPERENSFLADVLDRGVDGVVMAAGEVTGGVGPGGLGVPAVRIGGDPDDDPRVDLVAPDDQFGSHAAVRHLVERGARRIAIIEGPHASGSGRDEGYRQALEESGLAVDPELMVRGDWTRPGGRKAMHALMALPARPDAVFCANDLSAIGAIDAAHELGLDVPGDVAVVGFDDVDAATIVNPPLTTVRNPAYETGYAAGELLLSRITGSYTGEGRTVVLPCTLVVRASA, encoded by the coding sequence ATGCCTCCGCCAGCGGGCTCAGCCGAGCCAGTGCGCTCGGCCGACGACGCCCGTGTGACGCTGGTGCAGGTCGCCAAGCTGGCCGGCGTCAGTCCCACGACGGTGTCCCATGTGCTGTCCGGCAAGCGCTGGGTCGCCGAGTCGACGCAGGAGACCGTGCGCGAGGCCATCCGCCAGCTCGGCTACCGGCCCAACAACGTGGCCCGCAGCCTGCGCACGCGGCGGTCCAAGATGGTCGCCGTCGTCGTACCGGACATCACCAACACGTTCTACGCCGTGCTCACGCGCGGCCTGGCCGACGCGGTCGACGGCGCCGGCTACGGCACCTACGTCTGCAACACCGACGGCCTACCCGAGCGCGAGAACAGCTTCCTGGCCGACGTGCTCGACCGCGGCGTCGACGGCGTCGTCATGGCGGCCGGCGAGGTCACCGGTGGCGTCGGACCGGGCGGGCTCGGCGTGCCGGCCGTCCGCATCGGCGGCGATCCCGACGACGACCCGCGCGTCGACCTCGTCGCCCCCGACGACCAGTTCGGCTCGCACGCCGCCGTGCGCCACCTGGTCGAGCGGGGCGCCCGCCGCATCGCCATCATCGAGGGCCCGCACGCGTCTGGCTCCGGCCGCGACGAAGGCTACCGCCAGGCGCTCGAGGAAAGCGGACTGGCCGTCGACCCCGAGCTGATGGTCCGCGGCGACTGGACCCGCCCCGGCGGGCGCAAGGCGATGCACGCGCTGATGGCGCTGCCGGCGCGCCCCGACGCGGTCTTCTGCGCCAACGACCTGAGCGCGATCGGCGCGATCGACGCCGCCCACGAGCTCGGCCTGGACGTGCCCGGTGACGTGGCCGTGGTGGGCTTCGACGACGTCGACGCCGCGACCATCGTCAACCCTCCACTCACGACGGTGCGCAACCCCGCCTACGAGACCGGGTACGCCGCCGGCGAGCTGTTGCTGAGCCGGATCACGGGCAGCTACACGGGCGAGGGCCGCACCGTCGTGCTGCCGTGCACCCTGGTCGTCCGCGCCTCCGCCTGA
- a CDS encoding endo-1,4-beta-xylanase, which yields MRHPLSRRSVLLGAAGLAGAGVIGLPAVPAGAATRTPLWKIAKQRGIVFGSSTATWQISDPDYAALFAREAKLLFTEDDLLWYRLKPTPDSPLDFTYADEIIAFAEAHRMRVFGAHLVWDEGFGEGWTEDDIWGMTEAQARDVLFGTADAVVRRYRGRVEAWSVANEVTSPEGERGYRTDVPWWEPLGKGYVEEAFHVAHAADPGALLVINEFGFETVNEWGDEPEPRRRATLRVIDDLLRRGAPVHALGVQAHLLADQFKDRFDARGYTRWLGEVADRGLEILITELDVTDDGLPADVAVRDAGVRDVYRRYLDVALSCRDVRAVMAFGLSDRYTWLEEDYPREDGAPRRPLAYDDELAPKPARTAIANQLGDAPHRPLLWSVPE from the coding sequence ATGCGCCACCCGTTGTCCCGCAGATCCGTCCTGCTCGGCGCGGCCGGCCTGGCCGGCGCCGGCGTCATCGGCCTGCCCGCCGTCCCGGCCGGCGCCGCCACCCGCACACCGCTCTGGAAGATCGCCAAGCAGCGCGGCATCGTCTTCGGCTCCTCGACCGCGACCTGGCAGATCTCCGACCCCGACTACGCCGCCCTGTTCGCCCGCGAGGCGAAGCTGCTCTTCACCGAGGACGACCTCCTCTGGTACCGGCTCAAGCCCACCCCCGACTCACCGCTCGACTTCACCTACGCCGACGAGATCATCGCGTTCGCCGAGGCCCACCGGATGCGCGTCTTCGGCGCCCACCTGGTCTGGGACGAGGGCTTCGGCGAGGGCTGGACCGAGGACGACATCTGGGGCATGACCGAGGCCCAGGCTCGCGACGTGCTGTTCGGCACCGCCGACGCGGTCGTCCGCCGCTACCGCGGCCGGGTCGAGGCGTGGAGCGTCGCCAACGAGGTGACCAGCCCCGAGGGCGAGCGCGGCTACCGCACCGACGTGCCCTGGTGGGAGCCGCTCGGCAAGGGCTACGTGGAGGAGGCCTTCCACGTCGCGCACGCCGCCGACCCCGGCGCGCTGCTGGTCATCAACGAGTTCGGCTTCGAGACCGTCAACGAGTGGGGCGACGAGCCCGAGCCGCGCCGGCGCGCCACGCTGCGGGTCATCGACGACCTGCTGCGGCGCGGCGCTCCCGTGCACGCCCTCGGCGTGCAGGCCCACCTGCTGGCCGACCAGTTCAAGGACCGGTTCGACGCGCGTGGCTACACGCGCTGGCTGGGCGAGGTGGCCGACCGGGGCCTGGAGATCCTGATCACCGAGCTCGACGTGACCGACGACGGCCTGCCGGCCGACGTGGCGGTACGCGACGCCGGCGTGCGCGACGTCTACCGCCGCTACCTCGACGTCGCGCTCTCCTGCCGCGACGTGCGCGCGGTGATGGCGTTCGGCCTTTCCGACCGCTACACCTGGCTCGAGGAGGACTACCCGCGGGAGGACGGCGCCCCACGCCGCCCGCTCGCCTACGATGACGAGCTGGCGCCCAAGCCGGCCCGCACGGCGATCGCCAACCAGCTCGGCGACGCGCCGCACCGCCCTCTACTGTGGAGTGTTCCGGAATGA
- a CDS encoding sugar ABC transporter substrate-binding protein, whose amino-acid sequence MTHRLSRRSLATVVATTTAALALAACSTSGGSSTDKGAGEGPVPEPTSPVTISFASWVGAEPDMKTLVDKFQKEHPNIKVELQNVPAEEANEKLTAQVAGGNPPDVAFIDASTTAQFAARKALVNLDNYIGRSDVVKADNYVPAFKTFVTYENSMYGLPFDGESTALFYRTDMFQAAGITAPPTTWPEYEQAAQKLTNAAKRTYGNAMFASSPEAAYYWYPWLWQAGGKLLSDDGKEVLFNSAEAKSAAEFYVKMAQYAPKDYLNSNSYDGRQAFANGQVGMYVAGSWFAGTLGDEFPQIDGKWSVAPLPKGSAGCGTTIAGDALVLFSQGKNTDAAWKFVEFLSKPENVAQWTYKSKAGTTLPPITSLLESPDLVATKPILKGFAEAMPCGVSNVVANPDWPKIEEALNAELAKAIYGEQTAAQALDNAAAEAEKIIR is encoded by the coding sequence ATGACGCATCGCCTGTCCCGTAGGTCCCTGGCAACGGTGGTGGCGACGACGACCGCGGCGCTCGCGCTGGCCGCCTGCTCGACCAGTGGCGGCTCGTCGACCGACAAGGGCGCCGGCGAAGGGCCGGTACCGGAGCCCACCTCCCCCGTGACCATCTCCTTCGCGTCCTGGGTCGGCGCGGAGCCCGACATGAAAACCCTGGTCGACAAGTTCCAGAAAGAGCACCCGAACATCAAGGTCGAGCTGCAGAACGTGCCGGCCGAGGAGGCCAACGAGAAGCTGACCGCGCAGGTGGCCGGCGGCAATCCCCCGGACGTGGCGTTCATCGACGCGAGCACCACGGCCCAGTTCGCCGCCCGCAAGGCGCTGGTCAACCTCGACAACTACATCGGGCGCTCCGACGTCGTGAAGGCCGACAACTACGTGCCGGCGTTCAAGACCTTCGTGACCTACGAGAACAGCATGTACGGCCTGCCGTTCGACGGTGAGTCGACCGCGCTGTTCTACCGCACCGACATGTTCCAGGCCGCCGGCATCACGGCGCCGCCGACCACCTGGCCCGAGTACGAGCAGGCGGCCCAGAAGCTGACCAACGCCGCCAAGCGCACCTACGGCAACGCGATGTTCGCGAGCTCGCCCGAGGCCGCGTACTACTGGTATCCGTGGCTCTGGCAGGCCGGCGGCAAGCTGCTCTCCGACGACGGCAAGGAGGTGCTCTTCAACTCGGCCGAGGCCAAGAGCGCCGCCGAGTTCTACGTCAAGATGGCCCAGTACGCCCCGAAGGACTACCTGAACTCCAACTCGTACGACGGTCGCCAGGCCTTCGCCAACGGCCAGGTCGGCATGTACGTCGCGGGCTCCTGGTTCGCCGGCACGCTGGGCGACGAGTTCCCGCAGATCGACGGCAAGTGGTCGGTGGCCCCGCTGCCCAAGGGCTCGGCCGGCTGCGGCACGACGATCGCCGGTGACGCACTCGTCCTGTTCAGCCAGGGCAAGAACACCGACGCCGCGTGGAAGTTCGTCGAGTTCCTGAGCAAGCCCGAGAACGTCGCGCAGTGGACCTACAAGTCCAAGGCCGGCACCACCCTTCCCCCGATCACCAGCCTGCTCGAGTCGCCCGACCTGGTCGCCACCAAGCCGATCCTGAAGGGCTTCGCCGAGGCGATGCCGTGCGGCGTGAGCAACGTGGTCGCCAACCCGGACTGGCCGAAGATCGAGGAGGCGCTCAACGCCGAGCTGGCCAAGGCCATCTACGGCGAGCAGACCGCGGCCCAGGCGCTCGACAACGCCGCGGCCGAAGCAGAGAAGATCATCAGGTGA
- a CDS encoding ThuA domain-containing protein: MTDNRRALVVRGGWDGHVPVEATDRFVPFLRDNGFAVDISETLDVYADPAALADLDLIVQCWTMGTATDDQIDGLITAVRSGTGFAGWHGGIVDAFRSSTRYLQMTGGQFAEHPDNFVDYEVDVVPERADHPIVAGLPAKWSLHTEQYWLLTDELSDVLATTRFRATPETAWRADVVVPAVYTRQWGQGKIFISTVGHKLDDLDHPDVRTLTERGLLWASRS; this comes from the coding sequence ATGACCGACAACCGCCGGGCCCTCGTGGTCCGCGGCGGGTGGGACGGGCACGTGCCGGTCGAAGCGACCGACCGGTTCGTGCCGTTCCTCCGCGACAACGGCTTCGCCGTCGACATCAGCGAGACCCTCGACGTCTACGCCGACCCCGCCGCGCTCGCCGACCTCGACCTCATCGTCCAGTGCTGGACCATGGGCACCGCGACCGACGACCAGATCGACGGCCTCATCACGGCCGTGCGATCCGGCACCGGATTCGCGGGCTGGCACGGCGGCATCGTCGACGCGTTCCGCTCCAGTACGCGCTATCTGCAGATGACGGGCGGCCAGTTCGCCGAGCACCCGGACAACTTCGTCGACTACGAGGTCGACGTCGTGCCGGAGCGGGCCGACCACCCGATCGTGGCCGGGTTGCCGGCCAAGTGGTCGCTGCACACCGAACAATATTGGCTGCTCACCGACGAGCTCAGCGACGTGCTCGCGACCACCCGGTTCCGGGCGACCCCCGAGACGGCCTGGCGGGCGGACGTCGTGGTGCCGGCCGTCTACACCCGCCAGTGGGGCCAGGGGAAGATCTTCATCTCCACCGTGGGCCACAAGCTGGACGACCTCGACCACCCCGACGTCCGCACGCTCACCGAGCGCGGCCTCCTCTGGGCCAGCCGGAGCTAG
- a CDS encoding nucleoside hydrolase, whose amino-acid sequence MAELVLLDTDIGNDIDDAVCLAYLLAQPDCELLGITTVTAAPVDRASLASVLCRIAGRDVPIRPGAGVPLVGPPVQAPPPQAAALARWPHDEVFPVGEAVEFMRRTIHAHPGEVTLLAIGPLTNLALLFAVDPAVPSLLKRLVLMGGAFLEPSEAEWNIHNDPYAAARVYAASARVHRSVGLDVTTKVRMNADDFLARCDHPLLHPVADMAASWFAERPEVTFHDPLAAATIFQPELCGFARGEVTVDTADGGTRWRPRADGPHEIAETVDPDGFLRHYFTTVTGTP is encoded by the coding sequence ATGGCCGAGCTAGTGCTGCTGGACACCGACATCGGCAACGACATCGACGACGCGGTCTGCCTGGCCTATCTGCTCGCGCAGCCCGACTGCGAGCTGCTCGGGATCACCACGGTCACCGCGGCCCCGGTCGACCGGGCGTCGCTGGCCAGCGTGCTGTGCCGGATCGCCGGGCGGGACGTGCCGATCCGGCCGGGCGCCGGGGTCCCGCTGGTGGGCCCGCCCGTGCAGGCCCCGCCGCCGCAGGCCGCCGCGCTCGCCCGCTGGCCCCACGACGAGGTCTTCCCCGTCGGCGAGGCGGTCGAGTTCATGCGCCGCACGATCCACGCCCACCCGGGTGAGGTCACCCTGCTCGCCATCGGCCCGCTGACCAACCTGGCCCTGCTGTTCGCCGTCGACCCGGCCGTCCCCTCGCTGCTCAAGCGGCTGGTGCTGATGGGCGGCGCGTTCCTCGAGCCGAGCGAGGCCGAGTGGAACATCCACAACGACCCGTACGCCGCGGCCCGGGTCTATGCGGCGTCGGCCCGCGTTCACCGGTCCGTGGGACTCGACGTCACCACCAAGGTGCGGATGAACGCCGACGATTTCCTGGCCCGCTGCGACCACCCGTTGCTGCATCCGGTGGCGGACATGGCCGCGTCTTGGTTCGCCGAGCGGCCCGAGGTGACCTTCCACGACCCGCTCGCCGCGGCCACGATCTTCCAGCCTGAGCTGTGCGGATTCGCCCGCGGCGAGGTCACCGTCGACACCGCGGACGGCGGCACCCGGTGGCGGCCGCGGGCCGACGGTCCGCACGAGATCGCCGAGACCGTCGACCCGGACGGGTTCCTCCGGCATTACTTCACGACAGTTACCGGGACGCCATAA
- a CDS encoding zinc-binding dehydrogenase, with the protein MRRAVLTGPGRFEIEEVARPAPAPDEVLVRVAACGVCSSELAGFAGDAGDYPRFIGHEVSGTVVEAGPEVTTLGPGDPVGCWVTSHGYAEFVTVKAAWCFPAGGVPLDEALAEPLACAVNAVEETDVRLGDDVVLIGAGFMGNLVQALVGLRGPRQLIVADTRPDALARAATLGATRVVDVRSESLAAVVAEETGGRGADVTFEATGSQGALDVVGETTRMSGKLVLVGFHQGAARRINLAHWNWMAFGIVNAHYRDVDAIMRGMSVGMRLLTAGRLSLAPLVSHRFPLDRVNEAFETARAKPEGFVKAVVTM; encoded by the coding sequence ATGAGGCGCGCCGTGCTGACCGGTCCCGGCCGGTTCGAGATCGAGGAGGTGGCCCGGCCCGCGCCGGCGCCCGACGAGGTGCTGGTCCGGGTGGCCGCGTGCGGGGTCTGCTCGTCGGAGCTGGCAGGCTTCGCCGGCGACGCGGGTGACTATCCCCGGTTCATCGGCCACGAGGTCAGCGGCACGGTGGTCGAGGCCGGCCCGGAGGTGACGACGCTCGGGCCCGGCGACCCGGTCGGCTGCTGGGTCACCTCACACGGGTACGCCGAGTTCGTCACGGTCAAGGCGGCCTGGTGCTTCCCGGCCGGCGGGGTCCCGCTCGACGAGGCGCTGGCCGAGCCCCTGGCGTGCGCGGTCAACGCCGTCGAGGAGACCGACGTGCGGCTCGGTGACGACGTGGTGCTGATCGGCGCGGGCTTCATGGGCAACCTGGTGCAGGCGCTGGTCGGCCTGCGCGGGCCGCGGCAGCTCATCGTCGCCGACACCCGGCCCGACGCGCTGGCCCGGGCGGCGACGCTGGGCGCCACCCGGGTGGTCGACGTGCGGTCGGAGTCGCTGGCGGCGGTGGTGGCGGAGGAGACCGGCGGGCGGGGCGCCGACGTCACGTTCGAGGCCACCGGCAGCCAGGGCGCCCTGGACGTGGTCGGCGAGACGACCCGGATGAGCGGGAAGCTGGTGCTGGTCGGCTTCCACCAGGGCGCGGCGCGGCGGATCAACCTGGCCCACTGGAACTGGATGGCGTTCGGCATCGTCAACGCCCACTACCGGGACGTCGACGCCATCATGCGCGGGATGTCGGTCGGGATGCGGCTGCTGACGGCGGGTCGGCTGTCGCTGGCGCCGCTGGTCTCGCACCGCTTCCCGCTGGACCGGGTCAACGAGGCGTTCGAGACCGCCCGGGCCAAGCCGGAGGGCTTCGTGAAGGCGGTGGTGACGATGTGA
- a CDS encoding sugar phosphate isomerase/epimerase: MKLGFLTACLPGEPLDGIAGWATAHGYSALEVAAWPADPGRPWEASHLGPDTGEILSRHGLDISAVAYYENLLHHDTAARARIHDHLKRCVDEAAVLGCPLVGTFIGRDVTRPVADNLRLAEDLLPPLVAYARERGVVFVVENCPMEGWHPDGYPANLAYSPELWDWLAKLGFFLNFDPSHLVWLGIDPVAALAGNLGLVKHVQAKDVQVDPAARNRFGVFGQLIDKPSPWTSGWWRYRVPGRGEVDWSRLLDVLHEGGYDGYVSVEHEDPVWSGTPERVRQGLEIAHRTLAPLIV; this comes from the coding sequence ATGAAGCTGGGTTTCCTGACCGCGTGCCTGCCCGGCGAACCCCTCGACGGGATCGCCGGGTGGGCCACGGCCCACGGTTACTCAGCCCTCGAGGTGGCCGCGTGGCCGGCCGACCCCGGCCGGCCGTGGGAGGCCAGCCACCTCGGCCCTGACACCGGCGAGATCCTCAGCCGGCACGGGCTGGACATCTCGGCCGTCGCCTACTACGAGAACCTGCTGCACCACGACACCGCCGCGCGGGCCCGGATCCACGACCACCTGAAGCGCTGCGTCGACGAGGCCGCGGTGCTGGGCTGCCCCCTGGTGGGCACGTTCATCGGCCGCGACGTCACCCGCCCGGTCGCCGACAACCTGCGGCTCGCCGAGGACCTGCTGCCGCCGCTGGTCGCGTACGCCCGGGAGCGGGGTGTGGTGTTCGTGGTGGAGAACTGCCCGATGGAGGGCTGGCACCCGGACGGCTATCCGGCCAACCTCGCCTACTCCCCCGAGCTCTGGGACTGGCTGGCCAAGCTGGGTTTCTTCCTCAACTTCGACCCGTCGCACCTGGTCTGGCTCGGCATCGACCCGGTCGCGGCCCTCGCCGGGAACCTCGGTCTGGTCAAGCACGTGCAGGCCAAGGACGTGCAGGTCGACCCGGCCGCCCGCAACCGCTTCGGGGTCTTCGGCCAGCTGATCGACAAGCCGTCGCCGTGGACCAGCGGCTGGTGGCGCTACCGGGTGCCCGGCCGCGGCGAGGTCGACTGGTCGCGCCTGCTCGACGTGCTCCACGAGGGCGGCTACGACGGCTACGTCTCGGTCGAGCACGAGGACCCGGTCTGGTCGGGTACGCCCGAGCGGGTCCGCCAAGGGCTCGAGATCGCCCACCGCACCCTCGCACCGCTGATCGTCTGA